Proteins encoded within one genomic window of Phototrophicus methaneseepsis:
- a CDS encoding DMT family transporter, which yields MQDAQSGVKYGAFYVIAAAMLWGTTGTTQALAPLGSSPLVIGTMRILVGGITLIFIALYKGSLRQAGPWPLLPTVLSILSTALYQVAFFGGTHLTGVAVGTVVGIGASPIFAGLLGAVFLRERVTRRWWLATALAIVGCALLLAGGEAVTIDPLGILLALGAGLSYAVFTLASKHLLAYHSPDAVMAVTFGFAALCLVPLLPTAETSWIGTPSGLVVVLYLGVIVTGLSYTFFGRGLKQVMASTAATLTLAEPLTAALLGILLLQEAVPPIGILGIGLIFLGLAVLTVKKTGRAGRR from the coding sequence ATGCAAGACGCTCAATCCGGCGTGAAATACGGCGCATTTTATGTGATCGCAGCCGCGATGTTATGGGGTACCACAGGCACCACGCAGGCGCTGGCCCCTCTCGGCAGCAGCCCGCTCGTCATCGGGACCATGCGCATTCTGGTTGGCGGTATTACCTTGATTTTCATTGCACTTTATAAAGGCAGCCTGAGGCAGGCTGGTCCCTGGCCCCTTCTGCCGACTGTGCTTTCGATCCTCAGCACAGCACTCTACCAGGTTGCTTTTTTTGGCGGGACGCATTTGACCGGGGTTGCCGTTGGGACGGTAGTCGGCATTGGGGCATCACCGATCTTTGCCGGATTGCTGGGGGCGGTGTTCTTGCGGGAACGCGTAACGCGTCGTTGGTGGCTGGCGACAGCACTGGCGATTGTGGGATGTGCGCTTTTGCTGGCTGGTGGCGAAGCGGTGACGATTGATCCGCTGGGTATTTTGCTGGCCCTGGGTGCGGGCCTCAGCTATGCTGTCTTCACTTTAGCCAGTAAGCATTTGCTGGCTTATCATAGCCCGGATGCTGTGATGGCGGTGACATTTGGTTTTGCGGCCTTGTGCTTGGTGCCGCTGCTCCCCACGGCAGAGACGAGCTGGATTGGTACGCCGAGCGGCCTTGTGGTGGTGCTGTACCTTGGCGTGATCGTCACCGGGCTGAGTTATACGTTCTTTGGGCGTGGCTTAAAGCAGGTCATGGCGTCAACAGCGGCCACGCTCACCTTGGCGGAGCCATTGACCGCTGCTTTACTGGGTATTTTGTTATTGCAAGAAGCTGTGCCGCCGATAGGCATTCTGGGCATTGGCCTGATCTTCCTGGGGTTAGCGGTACTAACCGTTAAGAAAACTGGCCGCGCAGGGCGAAGATAA
- a CDS encoding carboxymuconolactone decarboxylase family protein gives MAFIEAIPEEEAAGKIKDLYEASQENAGYIPNYLRLFSHRPEVYEAWDALLKSIRKHLRLRRYELVTLAAAKELDCTYCMLAHGSVFLNSGEVDEAQLIAIAQDYHNAQLAPDEVAIMDYVQKVIAHASAVTQADVDNLKQFGLSDEDILDITLAATARSFFSKTLDALSAEPDAKYMQLTPELREALIAGRPYVAEKPSTTT, from the coding sequence ATGGCATTTATTGAAGCAATCCCGGAAGAAGAAGCAGCCGGGAAAATCAAAGACCTTTACGAAGCATCGCAAGAAAACGCTGGCTATATCCCCAATTATTTGCGTCTCTTCAGCCATCGACCAGAAGTCTATGAAGCCTGGGATGCCCTGCTCAAATCGATTCGCAAACATTTGCGCCTGCGCCGCTATGAACTGGTCACGCTGGCAGCCGCCAAAGAACTGGACTGCACCTACTGCATGTTGGCTCATGGCAGCGTCTTCCTGAACAGTGGCGAAGTCGATGAAGCTCAACTGATCGCCATTGCGCAGGATTACCACAATGCCCAGCTCGCACCCGATGAAGTGGCGATTATGGATTACGTCCAAAAAGTCATTGCACACGCCAGCGCCGTCACACAGGCTGATGTCGATAATCTGAAGCAATTTGGCCTATCCGATGAAGATATTCTGGATATTACCCTGGCCGCCACAGCGCGCAGCTTCTTCAGCAAGACGCTGGACGCCCTCAGTGCGGAGCCTGACGCCAAGTACATGCAGCTCACGCCAGAGCTGCGCGAGGCGCTGATTGCAGGCAGGCCATATGTCGCTGAAAAGCCCTCCACGACCACCTGA
- a CDS encoding YrhK family protein has translation MSDLHHRGKQVGKSALMLLIQEYDWVHWGLGLLGNITFFIGSILFLSDDTETIGIWLFIIGSAGMLIGSIGKYIVWWDKKRRDV, from the coding sequence ATGTCAGACTTGCATCATCGTGGGAAACAGGTCGGTAAATCAGCCCTAATGCTGCTCATCCAGGAATATGATTGGGTCCATTGGGGCCTGGGGTTGCTGGGTAATATCACATTTTTCATCGGCAGCATCCTCTTTTTATCAGACGACACTGAGACAATCGGCATCTGGCTGTTCATCATCGGCAGTGCGGGCATGTTAATCGGGTCGATTGGTAAGTATATTGTCTGGTGGGATAAAAAGCGGCGTGACGTATGA
- a CDS encoding O-antigen ligase family protein, protein MTRLRTHTLPMLLLFLIFVYMYFGITFTGVVALTSLQPLTMGIFLAGALFTGVQYLRGRWKVYNTPFAPMFALWAVAFIISIVANPAYARISMEGLWYMGLFMGTMSIFISALTNKALTRPLIEEAMLLLGFVLLFIGSLQIGLIFTNTGAIPRTANPIGNPNFYAMILLIITMLALHRVLTTHSLFVQLMMGLYTLVALVHLLLSGSRGGQLGFLVALALYIGLRLFTRPQPEAETPFERLSKWLHKRTGLSPKIWIAGIFAMGIVVVLLIVFQRSRLTSGRTPLYVLAVQLFLERPLTGQGLFTFGPHMLARMSTPPNGLLPHPHSVPLAIMAELGLPGLIALGYSILAGVRAIWMSRQALIGKQLAGYDALVAILVGLSLHHLVDSAMLYVALLVLLVVVMVMTPINPIPAPRSRQIAFGISQAILWSVLCIGFLWHSSIYQPYMEILNEVRQQKAAGPVDYPAAMERLSEIMAADPHNIVYHIQYADWAGLLADQSQAKTDIETAIAAYDRLLSIEPGYGVAWANLAALHWQAGDPSSAVEALEQGMVHAPDWRMMAWQYHAYAYNHPIPQFKPIEWKQGLSSIQLVYLRDIESPLLLPQVNESAMVPLDELAARLFLGLMRLPIAVVEQ, encoded by the coding sequence ATGACACGCCTGCGTACGCATACCCTGCCCATGCTGCTGCTCTTCCTCATCTTCGTGTACATGTATTTTGGTATCACATTCACAGGTGTGGTCGCCCTGACCAGCTTACAACCTTTGACGATGGGCATTTTTTTGGCCGGGGCACTATTTACGGGCGTGCAGTATCTACGCGGACGTTGGAAAGTCTATAACACACCGTTTGCGCCTATGTTCGCCTTATGGGCCGTCGCGTTCATCATCTCGATTGTCGCCAACCCGGCATATGCACGCATAAGCATGGAGGGCCTGTGGTATATGGGCCTCTTCATGGGTACCATGTCCATCTTCATCAGCGCCCTAACCAATAAAGCCCTGACGCGACCCCTCATTGAAGAAGCCATGCTGCTGTTGGGCTTTGTGTTGTTGTTCATTGGCAGTTTGCAGATCGGGCTGATATTTACCAATACAGGTGCCATTCCCCGCACAGCGAACCCGATAGGCAATCCCAATTTTTACGCCATGATTTTGTTGATCATCACCATGCTGGCGCTGCACCGCGTCCTGACCACGCACAGCCTATTCGTGCAGCTCATGATGGGCCTGTATACGCTGGTCGCGCTGGTCCATCTGCTGCTGAGCGGATCCCGCGGGGGGCAGTTAGGGTTCCTGGTCGCATTGGCCCTCTATATCGGCCTGCGCTTATTCACACGACCACAACCAGAAGCGGAAACGCCATTTGAACGTCTGAGCAAATGGCTCCACAAGCGCACCGGGCTTTCGCCCAAAATATGGATTGCTGGCATCTTCGCCATGGGTATCGTCGTGGTTTTGCTGATCGTATTCCAGCGCAGCCGGTTGACCAGTGGCCGCACGCCGCTTTACGTGCTGGCTGTGCAACTTTTTTTGGAACGCCCATTGACCGGGCAGGGCTTGTTTACTTTTGGGCCGCATATGCTGGCCCGGATGAGCACGCCGCCCAACGGGTTATTACCTCATCCTCACTCGGTCCCCCTGGCTATCATGGCTGAACTGGGCTTACCGGGCCTCATCGCCCTAGGCTACAGCATCCTCGCAGGGGTGCGCGCCATCTGGATGAGCCGTCAGGCCCTTATCGGGAAGCAGCTCGCTGGCTATGACGCTCTTGTCGCGATTCTGGTGGGGTTATCGCTGCATCACCTGGTTGATAGTGCTATGCTCTATGTCGCCTTACTTGTGCTGCTGGTTGTGGTGATGGTCATGACACCCATCAACCCCATACCAGCCCCACGCAGCCGACAAATCGCCTTTGGTATCTCGCAGGCCATCTTATGGAGCGTCTTATGCATTGGCTTCCTCTGGCATAGCAGCATTTACCAGCCCTACATGGAAATTTTAAATGAGGTCCGCCAACAAAAAGCAGCAGGGCCCGTTGACTATCCGGCAGCCATGGAACGCCTCTCAGAGATAATGGCCGCTGACCCGCACAATATCGTCTATCACATCCAATATGCTGATTGGGCGGGCCTGCTGGCCGATCAATCCCAGGCTAAAACAGATATTGAAACGGCCATTGCGGCGTATGACAGGCTGCTATCGATTGAACCGGGCTATGGCGTTGCATGGGCGAACCTGGCAGCGCTGCATTGGCAGGCTGGCGATCCTTCATCCGCTGTTGAGGCGCTTGAACAGGGTATGGTCCACGCCCCGGATTGGCGTATGATGGCCTGGCAGTATCATGCATATGCGTACAATCATCCCATTCCACAATTCAAGCCGATTGAGTGGAAGCAGGGACTTTCCAGCATTCAACTCGTCTATTTGCGCGATATAGAATCGCCATTGCTCCTGCCCCAGGTCAATGAAAGTGCTATGGTGCCGCTTGATGAACTGGCAGCCAGATTATTCCTCGGACTTATGCGCCTGCCCATCGCGGTCGTGGAGCAATAA
- a CDS encoding O-antigen ligase family protein yields MPKKLPASIWLFLYILFGLFAGFVVTNYAPYLYDLRTANQILLTLLLGVWLVWRWRKGNSLPHMPLTIPLLLVLCWWLMSDALSMDPRMALERTWTGIVSTMIFFALVELMRHRQQRRTVIEALFATAMVILAMTLLELANYAFGLGILANSTYSWLAYGLPARWPVLVMAQPNVNMLAAFCVMMGTLSFGWGLAARQIARYMLWFLGLLFLLPLPMTYSQSGYVALAVAAGTMLLFWLWHHPAVQRIPGQTRSRLIILGTLGAALGALAVAYLFADSRSDLWQAALQMIAQDPLTGVGYGLFGHGLRAVDGLRYEHLDHAHNLFLNITAETGLIGLGLVLWVGVALVRVGIRHWQQTSGVERIKLQAVIAALVAFSFHNLADYLSNPTLVLIVAVLVAYIVAEPILEESAEVAYATTPPIRLLPLALAGLLALYAIAFVPIHQAYAHYQASIRAKTMETALAEIHTAISLDPSLRLYQAEEAYLLGPLALADTTRRDDALAAYDAVLAQQPTWAEGWLNKAALLLDDERISEALAALEQAAQVDASGAAWLHWARLSEQYNTSDQETIISAYVHSMAESEPQVLPLASFWQQTPLRQTALERFAATQPIDVQYRIWQAHDPSRLAALVPQTPHTSGEYWIVGEWALSQGDVDTARTAFADAIARSHQDSYYISLASTYTDLTPEAELALIHAQQMFAYMDVNRLRAQWADDPDDRLNALLAAVPVYAPRQYFAQVLYDRSGAFDIPPQMRLPGPADAALQPAFDALPLLEAQKRTETIGLLWQQVMNVAPFNDEVQAIADALNMN; encoded by the coding sequence ATGCCAAAGAAGTTACCCGCGAGCATATGGCTCTTTCTGTACATTTTGTTTGGCTTATTTGCTGGCTTCGTCGTCACAAACTACGCACCCTATCTTTACGATCTGCGCACCGCAAACCAGATTTTGCTAACCCTGCTGCTAGGGGTCTGGCTGGTGTGGCGCTGGCGAAAGGGCAATAGCTTGCCCCACATGCCGCTGACCATCCCGCTCCTGCTGGTGCTGTGCTGGTGGTTGATGAGTGATGCACTCAGCATGGACCCCCGCATGGCCCTGGAACGCACTTGGACGGGCATTGTCTCAACGATGATATTCTTCGCCCTGGTTGAGTTGATGCGCCATCGGCAGCAGCGGCGCACTGTGATAGAGGCCCTTTTCGCAACAGCAATGGTCATTCTGGCGATGACGCTGCTGGAATTGGCGAATTATGCCTTTGGGTTGGGCATTCTGGCGAATTCGACGTATAGCTGGCTGGCGTATGGGCTGCCTGCCAGATGGCCCGTCCTGGTGATGGCCCAACCGAACGTCAACATGCTGGCGGCATTCTGCGTCATGATGGGCACGCTCAGCTTTGGATGGGGGCTGGCCGCACGCCAGATCGCCCGTTATATGCTCTGGTTCCTGGGCCTCCTTTTCCTGCTGCCGCTCCCTATGACGTACAGCCAATCTGGCTATGTCGCATTGGCAGTTGCCGCTGGAACGATGCTTCTCTTCTGGCTGTGGCATCATCCGGCTGTTCAGCGCATCCCCGGCCAAACGCGCAGCCGACTCATCATCTTAGGTACACTGGGCGCAGCACTGGGCGCCCTGGCCGTTGCTTATTTATTTGCAGATAGCCGCTCGGACCTGTGGCAAGCTGCCCTCCAAATGATCGCCCAGGACCCGCTGACGGGGGTCGGATATGGCTTATTTGGGCATGGCCTACGTGCCGTTGATGGATTGCGCTATGAACATCTGGACCATGCCCATAACCTATTCCTGAACATAACGGCGGAAACGGGCCTTATCGGGTTGGGGCTGGTATTGTGGGTAGGCGTGGCATTAGTACGGGTAGGCATCCGCCACTGGCAGCAAACCAGCGGCGTCGAACGCATTAAATTGCAGGCTGTGATTGCGGCTCTTGTCGCCTTTAGCTTCCATAACCTGGCGGATTATCTCTCGAACCCGACACTGGTGCTGATCGTAGCCGTATTGGTAGCCTACATAGTCGCCGAGCCGATTCTCGAAGAAAGTGCAGAAGTCGCCTATGCGACCACACCCCCCATACGCTTATTACCGCTAGCATTGGCAGGCCTGCTGGCGCTTTATGCCATCGCCTTTGTGCCTATTCATCAAGCTTACGCCCATTACCAAGCCAGCATCCGGGCCAAGACTATGGAAACTGCTCTGGCAGAAATTCATACAGCCATATCATTAGACCCTTCGCTGCGGCTCTATCAAGCTGAAGAAGCTTACCTGTTGGGGCCGCTCGCCCTGGCCGATACTACCAGACGCGATGACGCCCTGGCTGCTTATGATGCTGTCTTGGCGCAGCAGCCAACCTGGGCCGAAGGTTGGCTGAACAAGGCGGCGCTCTTGCTGGACGATGAACGAATCAGTGAGGCGTTGGCCGCTTTGGAGCAGGCCGCCCAAGTCGATGCTTCTGGGGCGGCGTGGCTGCATTGGGCCCGCCTAAGCGAGCAGTACAACACCAGCGATCAAGAGACTATCATCAGCGCCTATGTGCACAGCATGGCAGAAAGCGAGCCGCAAGTTTTGCCTCTCGCCAGCTTCTGGCAGCAGACGCCCCTGCGCCAAACAGCGCTTGAGCGCTTCGCCGCCACGCAGCCTATCGACGTGCAATATCGCATCTGGCAAGCCCACGATCCCTCTCGGCTGGCAGCGCTGGTACCACAGACCCCACACACATCGGGCGAATACTGGATCGTAGGAGAATGGGCGCTCTCCCAGGGCGATGTCGATACAGCCAGAACTGCCTTCGCAGATGCCATCGCGCGCAGCCATCAGGATAGCTACTATATTTCGCTAGCCAGTACCTATACGGACCTCACGCCAGAAGCCGAATTAGCGCTCATCCATGCGCAACAGATGTTTGCTTATATGGATGTGAACCGACTGCGTGCCCAATGGGCGGATGACCCGGACGACCGACTGAATGCACTATTGGCGGCGGTGCCTGTATATGCGCCCCGGCAATATTTCGCACAGGTACTGTATGATCGCAGCGGGGCCTTCGACATACCGCCCCAGATGCGTTTGCCAGGGCCAGCGGATGCAGCCCTGCAACCCGCCTTCGACGCACTGCCTTTGTTAGAGGCCCAAAAGCGTACAGAAACAATCGGCTTGTTATGGCAGCAGGTCATGAATGTGGCCCCGTTCAATGATGAGGTCCAGGCTATCGCTGACGCACTGAATATGAATTAA